From the genome of Lutzomyia longipalpis isolate SR_M1_2022 chromosome 2, ASM2433408v1, one region includes:
- the LOC129789688 gene encoding zinc finger protein 234-like, whose translation MLRSRPRENSLQKYKSPQKANHAREEVAELCRICEETEGLVDISTEEFSHLNEKLHQFANFEDANSYLLNFICVSCTSKLEYAFDFKVQCEETYRKLIDQIANKSLTHPIFTTSNEVHQIDSSSDEGENDGSYTEGSDMEDMLEGLRNQKIIKYRDSDFSIAEEDITKDLTELPEEHGTPKDSLVVASAVVDVEYGNSDDGPPTYTCNICGKGFKRQSNLRNHMDGVHYNRKRWECNVCDAKFTHYISLNLHRKVHDGETFACDICGKEFTTLVYMKAHRNTHSGPIGTVSETYKCEMCNHESTNKSQHLKHMSLHETDRPHKCEHCGKSFLRKQYLYEHYRIHTGERPFPCHICNKPFRYRTHLSRHLKTHTGEKMYKCQECDKSFMQSGTLKAHMKVHFRDEDEFLDLSD comes from the exons ATGTTGCGTTCGCGGCCACGAGAAAATAGTTTACAAAAGTACAAATCACCACAGAAAGCAAATCATGCAAGAGAAGAAGTTGCAGAATTATGTAGGATTTGTGAGGAAACTGAAGGCCTTGTCGACATTTCCACTGAAGAGTTCAGCCATCTGAATGAAAAACTTCATCAATTTGCTAATTTTGAG GACGCCAATAGTTATTTGCTGAACTTCATTTGCGTTTCCTGCACATCAAAGCTGGAATATGCGTTTGATTTTAAGGTTCAATGCGAAGAAACGTACCGAAAGCTAATTGaccaaattgcaaataaaagcCTAACTCACCCCATTTTCACTACTTCCAATGAAGTCCACCAAATAGACTCAAGTTCAGATGAGGGTGAGAATGATGGTTCATACACGGAGGGAAGTGATATGGAAGATATGCTAGAAGGACTAAGAAAtcagaaaatcatcaaatatcGAGATTCTGATTTTTCAATCGCAGAGGAGGACATAACCAAAGATCTAACCGAACTACCTGAAGAACACGGCACTCCAAAGGATTCCCTCGTTGTTGCTTCTGCAGTGGTGGATGTGGAATATGGAAACTCAGACGATGGACCACCAACGTACACGTGTAACATCTGCGGGAAGGGCTTCAAGAGACAGTCCAATTTGAGGAATCACATGGACGGTGTTCATTACAATCGAAAACGCTGGGAATGCAATGTTTGCGATGCAAAATTCACCCACTATATATCACTAAATCTTCACCGAAAGGTCCATGATGGCGAAACATTTGCCTGTGACATTTGCGGAAAGGAATTCACGACATTGGTTTATATGAAAGCCCATCGAAATACGCATTCGGGACCAATTGGAACGGTCAGTGAAACATATAAATGCGAAATGTGCAATCACGAGTCTACCAATAAGAGTCAACATTTGAAACACATGAGCCTTCACGAAACAGATAGACCCCACAAGTGTGAACACTGCGGGAAAAGCTTCCTGCGCAAGCAGTATCTCTACGAGCACTACAGGATCCACACGGGTGAACGACCATTTCCCTGCCATATCTGCAATAAGCCTTTTCGCTACAGAACACATCTTAGTCGACACCTCAAAACCCACACCGGAGAAAAGATGTACAAATGCCAAGAATGCGATAAATCTTTCATGCAGTCCGGTACCCTAAAAGCCCACATGAAAGTACATTTTCGAGATGAAGATGAATTTCTTGACCTCAGTGACTAA
- the LOC129789697 gene encoding zinc finger and BTB domain-containing protein 41-like isoform X1, producing the protein MSFDIQDKMQDFMVLCRVCEGTKNLLDLTKIEYRHLNDKLNRISDFKSFFTFQVKYNCLLRHICIPCSLKLEETLMFINQCEKTYQKLVTLLDSRFLHDPSAADHLKITDPAESLDITIKEEEYVYPDTIVVKKSNSESEDNEEFSNANEQELPTSWKIPQMEDEEAVSGPLPTELDAESEMLDKFDTFFAMEDTNINGKIIKKGDKLFVCRLCPKIYAVKAYLVRHIHKKHENEDFKCLHCSTICKTSFELNFHLEVSHKIDDPSNEHYSKNTARHDAQMEEKQKIHSNQYKFISGPNPTKAKENAEKKKRTLEKVKKEGKQVFTCGICKKELKWKNALKVHIESTHLKLKRFECGICNKKFYHKSSFQLHERIHEDSNIDRRSEKYEHFEIISFN; encoded by the exons ATGTCTTTCGACATACAGGACAAAATGCAGGATTTTATGGTGTTGTGCAGAGTTTGTGAGGGTACAAAGAATCTTCTTGATCTAACAAAGATCGAGTATAGACATTTGAACGATAAACTCAACAGAATCTCCGACTTTAAG tcttttttcacatttcagGTTAAATATAACTGCCTCTTGAGACATATTTGCATACCTTGCAGTTTAAAATTGGAAGAAACATTGATGTTTATAAATCAATGTGAAAAAACCTACCAAAAACTAGTCACCCTACTAGATTCAAGGTTCCTTCACGATCCTTCAGCTGCAGACCATTTGAAGATCACCGATCCTGCTGAGAGCTTGGATATTACAATCAAGGAAGAAGAATATGTGTATCCGGACACAATTGTTGTAAAGAAATCCAACAGCGAGAGTGAGgataatgaagaattttcaaatgctaATGAACAAGAACTACCGACaagttggaaaattccacaaatggAAGATGAAGAAGCAGTATCTGGACCACTACCCACAGAATTGGATGCTGAAAGTGAGATGCTTGATAAGTTTGACACATTCTTTGCGATGGAAGATACAAATATAAATGGCAAAATAATCAAGAAGGGAGACAAACTCTTTGTATGTCGACTATGTCCAAAAATTTATGCTGTGAAAGCATATCTAGTTCGACATATTCACAAAAAGCACGAAAATGAAGATTTCAAATGCCTACATTGCTCAACAATTTGCAAGACATCATTTGAGCTCAATTTTCACCTGGAAGTGAGCCATAAAATAGATGATCCATCCAATGAACACTACTCCAAAAATACCGCAAGACACGATGCTCAAATggaagaaaagcaaaagatCCATTCGAATCAATATAAATTCATCTCCGGCCCCAATCCcacaaaagcaaaagaaaatgcagagaagaagaagagaactCTCGAGAAAGTGAAGAAGGAAGGAAAACAAGTATTCACCTGTGGGATATGCAAAAAAGAGCTCAAATGGAAGAATGCTCTGAAAGTTCACATTGAAAGCACCCACTTGAAACTCAAACGATTTGAATGTGGAATTTGCAATAAGAAATTCTATCATAAATCTTCCTTTCAATTACACGAGAGAATACATGAGGACTCAAATATCGACCGAAGATCAGAAAAATATgaacattttgaaataattagcTTCAATTGA
- the LOC129789705 gene encoding zinc finger protein 62 homolog, translating to MSLIKQEVMRLCRVCESTDFLVDICSEGSEDILRTKLHSIANFQDKYSFLLKYICYSCILKLENAYDFIKQCEFTYKKYVDQIEYKTLDEKHFCSNSNITDLPEHYCEDRIVTKMKKDINEEPISGLEINEGYCDVIPPELSYQHQKRVKNVNISRSYECDLCAKKFGTKKKLEYHIEGYHLKLKRYTCDICDAKFRYQSTMYKHKHIHTQETFPCDICGKIFITKAYMLKHKTAHQDMRKKKHNLHLCHLCGQGTTSLNHYIEHLRLHSGLRPFKCDKCGKGFAQKQGLRLHSKTHSDAREFACNTCSKAFRRSSHLKNHLVTHSGAKNFACKICDKTYTTAGSLSIHMRLHTGENPYQCQNCSTKFRLRKTLRSHMKKCTDKSESPS from the exons ATGTCCTTAATAAAACAAGAAGTAATGCGATTATGTAGAGTATGTGAATCAACAGATTTCCTTGTTGATATTTGTTCAGAGGGTTCAGAGGATATTTTGAGAACAAAACTCCATTCAATTGCTAATTTTCAg GACAAATACAGCTTCCtgctaaaatatatttgttatTCTTGCATTCTAAAACTAGAGAATGCTTACGATTTCATAAAACAATGTGAATTCacatacaaaaaatatgtGGATCAAATAGAATATAAAACATTagatgaaaaacatttttgcagtAATTCCAACATTACAGATCTTCCTGAACACTACTGTGAAGATAGAATTGTTACCAAGATGAAGAAAGACATAAATGAAGAACCTATAAGTGGACTAGAAATCAATGAAGGTTATTGTGATGTTATTCCACCAGAACTATCATACCAACATCAGAAAAGAGTTAAGAACGTAAATATCAGTCGTTCTTATGAATGTGATCTTTGTGCGAAGAAGTTTGGTACCAAGAAAAAACTGGAATATCACATTGAAGGAtatcatttgaaattaaaacgATACACATGTGATATATGTGATGCAAAATTCCGATATCAATCCACAATGTACAAGCATAAACATATTCATACTCAAGAGACATTTCCATGTgatatttgtggaaaaattttcattaccaAAGCCTACATGCTGAAACACAAGACTGCTCATCAGGATATGCGAAAAAAGAAGCATAATTTACACCTTTGCCACCTCTGTGGACAAGGAACGACGAGCTTGAATCACTACATTGAACATTTGCGCCTCCATTCAGGACTAAGACCATTCAAATGCGACAAATGTGGCAAAGGTTTTGCTCAAAAGCAAGGATTGAGACTCCATTCTAAGACACACAGCGATGCTAGGGAATTTGCATGTAATACGTGTTCAAAGGCATTCCGCAGGAGTTCTCATCTCAAAAATCATCTTGTCACACATTCAGGAGCTAAGAATTTTGCTTGTAAGATTTGTGATAAAACTTACACTACAGCTGGTAGCTTGAGTATTCATATGAGACTTCATACAGGTGAAAATCCATATCAATGCCAAAATTGCTCAACCAAGTTTCGCCTAAGGAAGACTTTACGAAGTCACATGAAAAAGTGTACGGATAAAAGTGAAAGTCCTAGTTAA
- the LOC129789264 gene encoding zinc finger protein 107-like produces the protein MLQMRLSTNSSENSHQMDKMPFVKQEAVELCRICETVDNLLDISTEEFSHLYEKLHKIAEFEGDYSVWLKFICVTCGTKLENAFNFKIQCEDTFKKLVTQMENNVADPFFDNPFNEDCDPTKEEISESIAQQRAKSFFEIYELPESNVENNSHTAMNRNSYDQSQLQQQNYNQNLMDKRRSFTNSAFSGGSSLKMVAMRNAEKPKNQFSCAICSETFKEKWKMREHMQRVHMVKKRNICGNCGEKQCVCNAMSRHSQRGTEKPFQCNVCGRGFRTKSYMELHEKEHDVSSKLRSLLNQGTSSAYEQMEQMDMYNIMPQQNESDSAKIYKCQYCDKAFHRRQGLRMHYQIHTDERPYPCTYCEKRFRCRSHLNRHIYTHTGEKKYKCLVCHKSFTQSGSLRIHMRIHTGELPYECQNCLMRFRVRKTLLNHVSRCPPINQERSSLRHHQDSSSDEGENDGSYTEGSDMEDMLEGLRNQKIIKYRDSDFSIAEEDITKDLTELPEEHGTPKDSLVVASAVVDVEYGNSDDGPPTYTCNICGKGFKRQSNLRNHMDGVHYNRKRWECNVCDAKFTHYISLNLHRKVHDGETFACDICGKEFTTLVYMKAHRNTHSGPIGTVSETYKCEMCNHESTNKSQHLKHMSLHETDRPHKCEHCGKSFLRKQYLYEHYRIHTGERPFPCHICNKPFRYRTHLSRHLKTHTGEKMYKCQECDKSFMQSAKSGIKSAKMFRPYLSQSSSGSGRLAGKKSLVKEEVVELCRVCETVENLVDISTESYSHLNEKLHRLANFEGNCSYLLNFICKSCSLQLENAFSFKARCENTYKKIISQMIINTVDPLNADPLGDAATQNYGNVKKEDRWTDDDDSPAEDSDNYFNDTPQDFMEKTEEIKKETVKTNNKKKSSGYTYKPKKRGKMVWTKLPDNYEIIIDKRRRWTCAICGRAFQEKWILKNHIKGLHSSDKPHACDLCDNKYSLKSALKRHKMTHEDAQIPCDVCGKTFRNLLYMKKHRKHNHSGEKPPRPNSGTLICQTCGHVAKNRNTLVAHLRIHAGTKPFKCEVCKKGFLRKQQLDVHRTIHSGERSFLCHLCSKSFRVRSHLNSHIESHNAVRKHKCNFCDKSYSQTYSLKLHIKNEHTGEPRYECPKCFIKFRDRKERTCHTMGCSGVPPAGPPKEEESVHPSGATVIVNSNQIAPAVPVAVVPTTYHDNHSMSNAEYLTQL, from the exons atgctacaaatgCGTTTATCTACAAACTCTTCGGAGAATAGTCATCAAATGGACAAGATGCCCTTTGTAAAGCAAGAAGCAGTGGAGTTGTGTCGAATATGTGAGACAGTGGACAATCTCCTTGACATCTCCACTGAAGAATTTAGTCACCTGTATGAGAAACTCCACAAAATTGCTGAGTTCGAG GGTGATTACAGCGTTTGGCTGAAATTTATTTGCGTTACCTGCGGAACGAAGCTTGAAAatgctttcaattttaaaattcaatgcgAGGACACATTCAAGAAACTCGTTACACAAATGGAAAACAACGTTGCAGATCCCTTTTTTGATAATCCTTTCAATGAAGACTGTGACCCGACGAAAGAGGAAATTTCCGAAAGTATTGCACAACAGAGAGcgaaatcattttttgaaatttacgaACTCCCAGAATCCAATGTAGAAAATAACAGTCATACCGCGATGAATCGCAATTCCTACGACCAATCTCAGTTACAACAACAAAACtacaatcaaaatttaatggaTAAACGAAGAAGTTTCACAAATAGCGCCTTCTCAGGAGGAAGTTCCCTTAAAATGGTTGCAATGAGGAATGCGGAAAAgcccaaaaatcaattttcatgcGCAATATGTAGTGAGACATTTAAGGAGAAATGGAAAATGCGGGAACATATGCAGCGAGTACATATGGTTAAAAAACGCAATATCTGCGGTAATTGCGGTGAGAAACAATGCGTTTGCAATGCAATGTCGAGGCACTCACAAAGAGGCACTGAAAAGCCATTCCAATGTAACGTCTGCGGGAGAGGCTTCAGAACGAAATCCTACATGGAATTACATGAAAAGGAACATGATGTATCGTCAAAATTGCGATCACTACTTAATCAAGGTACTTCAAGTGCCTATGAGCAAATGGAGCAAATGGATATGTACAACATTATGCCTCAACAGAATGAATCAGACTCtgcaaaaatatacaaatgcCAATACTGCGATAAGGCCTTCCACCGACGACAAGGACTGAGGATGCACTATCAAATACACACCGACGAAAGACCCTACCCGTGCACTTACTGCGAAAAACGATTTAGATGCCGTTCTCACCTCAATCGACATATCTATACTCATACGGGTGAAAAGAAGTACAAGTGTCTTGTTTGCCACAAATCCTTTACACAATCCGGCAGTCTAAGGATTCACATGAGGATCCACACGGGAGAACTCCCGTATGAATGCCAGAATTGCCTAATGAGATTTAGAGTACGCAAAACACTGCTGAATCACGTCAGTAGATGTCCTCCAATTAATCAAGAAAG GTCTTCTTTGCGGCATCATCAAG ACTCAAGTTCAGATGAGGGTGAGAATGATGGTTCATACACGGAGGGAAGTGATATGGAAGATATGCTAGAAGGACTAAGAAAtcagaaaatcatcaaatatcGAGATTCTGATTTTTCAATCGCAGAGGAGGACATAACCAAAGATCTAACCGAACTACCTGAAGAACACGGCACTCCAAAGGATTCCCTCGTTGTTGCTTCTGCAGTGGTGGATGTGGAATATGGAAACTCAGACGATGGACCACCAACGTACACGTGTAACATCTGCGGGAAGGGCTTCAAGAGACAGTCCAATTTGAGGAATCACATGGACGGTGTTCATTACAATCGAAAACGCTGGGAATGCAATGTTTGCGATGCAAAATTCACCCACTATATATCACTAAATCTTCACCGAAAGGTCCATGATGGCGAAACATTTGCCTGTGACATTTGCGGAAAGGAATTCACGACATTGGTTTATATGAAAGCCCATCGAAATACGCATTCGGGACCAATTGGAACGGTCAGTGAAACATATAAATGCGAAATGTGCAATCACGAGTCTACCAATAAGAGTCAACATTTGAAACACATGAGCCTTCACGAAACAGATAGACCCCACAAGTGTGAACACTGCGGGAAAAGCTTCCTGCGCAAGCAGTATCTCTACGAGCACTACAGGATCCACACGGGTGAACGACCATTTCCCTGCCATATCTGCAATAAGCCTTTTCGCTACAGAACACATCTTAGTCGACACCTCAAAACCCACACCGGAGAAAAGATGTACAAATGCCAAGAATGCGATAAATCTTTCATGCAGTCCG caaaaagtgGCATTAAATCTGCAAAAATGTTTCGACCCTACCTGTCCCAGAGTTCTTCAGGAAGTGGTCGTTTGGCGGGGAAGAAATCTTTGGTGAAAGAAGAGGTTGTGGAGTTGTGCAGAGTTTGTGAGACGGTGGAAAATCTTGTTGACATTTCAACCGAGTCGTACAGTCACTTGAATGAGAAATTGCACAGGCTCGCTAATTTTGAG ggaaattgcAGCTACTTGCtgaatttcatttgcaaatcATGCAGTCTGCAGCTGGAAAATGCATTCAGTTTCAAGGCTCGCTGCGAAAATACTTACAAAAAGATTATAAGTCAAATGATTATCAATACTGTTGACCCACTAAATGCTGATCCGCTGGGAGATGCAGCAACACAAAATTATGGTAATGTTAAAAAGGAAGACAGATGGACCGACGACGATGACTCCCCGGCTGAAGACAGTGACAATTACTTCAATGATACTCCTCAAGACTTTATGGAAAAAACTGAGGAAATAAAGAAGGAAACAGTCAAAacgaataataaaaagaaatcatcagGATATACGTATAAGCCGAAGAAACGGGGAAAGATGGTATGGACAAAATTGCCGGATAATTATGAAATTATCATTGATAAGAGACGTAGATGGACGTGTGCGATTTGTGGGAGAGCATTCCAGGAGAAATGGATCCTGAAGAATCACATTAAAGGTCTCCATAGTTCCGACAAACCACATGCGTGTGATTTGTGCGACAACAAATACTCACTGAAGTCTGCACTGAAGAGGCACAAAATGACGCATGAAGATGCCCAGATTCCCTGTGATGTTTGTGGGAAGACATTCAGGAATTTGCTGTACATGAAGAAGCACCGGAAGCACAATCATTCAGGAGAAAAACCACCCAGACCAAATTCCGGAACACTCATTTGCCAGACTTGTGGTCATGTGGCAAAGAATAGGAATACCCTCGTAGCTCATTTACGCATCCACGCGGGTACGAAACCCTTCAAATGCGAGGTGTGCAAAAAGGGTTTCCTGCGGAAGCAACAGCTGGACGTTCATAGAACTATCCATTCCGGCGAGAGGTCATTCCTTTGCCATCTATGCTCCAAATCATTTCGTGTGCGTTCCCATCTCAATAGTCACATTGAAAGCCACAATGCTGTACGGAAGCATAAATGCAATTTCTGCGATAAATCCTATTCCCAAACATACAGCCTGAAGTTGCACATAAAGAATGAGCATACCGGTGAACCACGCTATGAATgcccaaaatgtttcatcaAGTTCCGTGATAGGAAGGAGAGAACATGTCATACGATGGGTTGCTCAGGAGTACCACCCGCGGGGCCACCTAAAGAGGAGGAGTCAGTACATCCCAGTGGTGCAACAGTGATCGTTAATTCAAATCAGATAGCACCAGCAGTACCAGTAGCAGTAGTCCCAACAACTTATCATGATAATCATTCTATGAGTAATGCAGAATATTTAAcacaattataa
- the LOC129789697 gene encoding zinc finger and BTB domain-containing protein 41-like isoform X2: MSFDIQDKMQDFMVLCRVCEGTKNLLDLTKIEYRHLNDKLNRISDFKVKYNCLLRHICIPCSLKLEETLMFINQCEKTYQKLVTLLDSRFLHDPSAADHLKITDPAESLDITIKEEEYVYPDTIVVKKSNSESEDNEEFSNANEQELPTSWKIPQMEDEEAVSGPLPTELDAESEMLDKFDTFFAMEDTNINGKIIKKGDKLFVCRLCPKIYAVKAYLVRHIHKKHENEDFKCLHCSTICKTSFELNFHLEVSHKIDDPSNEHYSKNTARHDAQMEEKQKIHSNQYKFISGPNPTKAKENAEKKKRTLEKVKKEGKQVFTCGICKKELKWKNALKVHIESTHLKLKRFECGICNKKFYHKSSFQLHERIHEDSNIDRRSEKYEHFEIISFN, from the exons ATGTCTTTCGACATACAGGACAAAATGCAGGATTTTATGGTGTTGTGCAGAGTTTGTGAGGGTACAAAGAATCTTCTTGATCTAACAAAGATCGAGTATAGACATTTGAACGATAAACTCAACAGAATCTCCGACTTTAAG GTTAAATATAACTGCCTCTTGAGACATATTTGCATACCTTGCAGTTTAAAATTGGAAGAAACATTGATGTTTATAAATCAATGTGAAAAAACCTACCAAAAACTAGTCACCCTACTAGATTCAAGGTTCCTTCACGATCCTTCAGCTGCAGACCATTTGAAGATCACCGATCCTGCTGAGAGCTTGGATATTACAATCAAGGAAGAAGAATATGTGTATCCGGACACAATTGTTGTAAAGAAATCCAACAGCGAGAGTGAGgataatgaagaattttcaaatgctaATGAACAAGAACTACCGACaagttggaaaattccacaaatggAAGATGAAGAAGCAGTATCTGGACCACTACCCACAGAATTGGATGCTGAAAGTGAGATGCTTGATAAGTTTGACACATTCTTTGCGATGGAAGATACAAATATAAATGGCAAAATAATCAAGAAGGGAGACAAACTCTTTGTATGTCGACTATGTCCAAAAATTTATGCTGTGAAAGCATATCTAGTTCGACATATTCACAAAAAGCACGAAAATGAAGATTTCAAATGCCTACATTGCTCAACAATTTGCAAGACATCATTTGAGCTCAATTTTCACCTGGAAGTGAGCCATAAAATAGATGATCCATCCAATGAACACTACTCCAAAAATACCGCAAGACACGATGCTCAAATggaagaaaagcaaaagatCCATTCGAATCAATATAAATTCATCTCCGGCCCCAATCCcacaaaagcaaaagaaaatgcagagaagaagaagagaactCTCGAGAAAGTGAAGAAGGAAGGAAAACAAGTATTCACCTGTGGGATATGCAAAAAAGAGCTCAAATGGAAGAATGCTCTGAAAGTTCACATTGAAAGCACCCACTTGAAACTCAAACGATTTGAATGTGGAATTTGCAATAAGAAATTCTATCATAAATCTTCCTTTCAATTACACGAGAGAATACATGAGGACTCAAATATCGACCGAAGATCAGAAAAATATgaacattttgaaataattagcTTCAATTGA
- the LOC129789662 gene encoding zinc finger protein 37-like yields the protein MNCVKQECVELCRICESTENLVDIYSETFNHINYKLNKIVDFTDSSNPRLKFVCLSCCAKVENAYEFKSQCEETYKKLLHQITNKSTDDSDNQCEDNSISPENDQETDEENKIKKYDRSMNFEIEEERKYSDCFEIIDISDENVQINNLLHLEMLPEVVEFLNNRQKRKDNENLNPKNDLKEPFKTTKVNQGKPKRKYVKRKKICSTNQEDEDGKQKNGEQKDGEKKDGDQTDDKGEQKDANEKTTAKKYASNRIYECAFCGKVLKKRQNIWDHINIVHLKKSRYKCDICGIQFRYNTGYYVHRKTHFLPDGSRRVLNDTKACEDILKVSCEICGKCVKRNSLKSHMITHLSKPRPKIIRYVCHICGYTAPAKTQYVQHMNIHSEDKTYKCDKCGKGFAQKVSLVFHMRTHTGEKPFACQVCPKTFVCKAHLRIHTRIHTDERNHKCQVCEKAFRVSTALKLHMRLHTGETPFQCPNCSKKLQLRRSLMYHMKHCTAQKTAE from the exons ATGAATTGTGTGAAACAGGAATGCGTTGAATTGTGTAGGATATGCGAATCAACGGAAAATCTTGTTGATATTTACTCGGAAACATTCAATCACATCAactataaattaaacaaaattgtcGATTTTACG GATAGTTCAAATCCTCGGCTAAAATTTGTTTGTCTTTCCTGTTGTGCAAAAGTCGAAAATGCCTATGAATTCAAAAGTCAATGCGAAGAAAcctacaaaaaattattgcacCAAATTACAAACAAAAGCACTGATGATTCTGATAACCAATGCGAAGACAACTCGATTTCCCCAGAAAATGATCAAGAAACAGACGAAGAGAACAAAATCAAGAAGTATGATAgatcaatgaattttgaaattgaggAGGAGAGAAAATACTCTGATTGCTTTGAAATTATTGATATTTCGGATGAAAATGTTCAAATCAACAATTTACTGCATCTCGAAATGCTACCGGAAGTTGTGGAATTCCTAAATAATCGTCAAAAGAGGAAGGACAATGAAAACTTAAACCCAAAAAACGATTTGAAGGAACCTTTCAAAACTACTAAAGTTAATCAGGGCAaacctaaaagaaaatatgtgaAACGTAAGAAAATATGTTCTACTAATCAAGAGGATGAAGATGGGAAACAGAAAAATGGCGAACAAAaagatggcgaaaaaaaagatggcgaTCAAACAGACGACAAAGGAGAGCAAAAGGACGCCAATGAAAAGacaacagcaaaaaaatatgCCTCTAATCGAATCTATGAATGCGCTTTCTGTGGGAAAGTTCTAAAGAAGAGACAGAATATTTGGGATCACATTAATATTGTACATTTGAAGAAAAGTCGATACAAATGCGATATTTGTGGAATACAATTCAGATATAATACCGGTTACTACGTACATCggaaaacacattttttgccAGATGGATCTCGAAGAGTATTAAATGACACAAAAGCTTGTGAAGATATTCTTAAAGTATCCTGTGAAATATGCGGAAAGTGTGTTAAAAGAAACAGCCTGAAGAGTCACATGATCACGCATCTTTCGAAACCACGACCAAAAATTATTCGATATGTCTGCCATATTTGCGGATATACTGCACCCGCTAAAACCCAATATGTGCAACACATGAATATTCATTCTGAAGATAAAACCTACAAATGTGACAAATGTGGTAAAGGTTTTGCACAGAAGGTATCACTAGTATTTCACATGAGAACCCATACTGGTGAAAAGCCGTTTGCGTGTCAAGTTTGTCCAAAAACATTCGTATGTAAAGCCCATTTGAGGATACACACAAGGATTCATACAGATGAGAGGAATCACAAGTGCCAAGTTTGTGAGAAAGCCTTCAGGGTTTCAACTGCTCTGAAATTGCACATGAGACTTCATACTGGAGAGACTCCATTCCAATGCCCCAACTGCTCTAAGAAACTACAATTGCGAAGATCCTTAATGTATCATATGAAACACTGTACTGCTCAAAAGACTgctgaataa